A window from Symbiopectobacterium purcellii encodes these proteins:
- a CDS encoding EscV/YscV/HrcV family type III secretion system export apparatus protein, protein MRTDVIRKDNVQRWLQMCAGRQDIILAVVMLMAIVMITLPLPTFVVDILIAINLAFSIILLLFAIYINDPLDLSVFPSLLLITTLYRLSLTISTSRLVLLQHNAGDIIDAFGRFMVGGNLTVGLVIFAIITIVQFIVITKGTERVAEVSARFSLDGMPGKQMSIDGDLRAGVIDADQARQLRLHVQHESRFLGAMDGAMKFVKGDAIAGIIVVLVNILGGITIAVVQYGMSLGDAVQTYSVLSIGDGLCGQIPSLLISLSAGIIVTRVPGEKRQNLGRELSTQLGKQPQALILAAVVMLLFAVIPGFPFIYFFIMAVVTSLPCALLWYRARHPQPVSAPQGSVDEDQMVPGAQPLTLRLAPRLHSESLSVEIDALRKTLFDALGVPLPDVSIIVDASMTENSMAVLVYQESVFSLTLPVAASCMVFTRVAADDAMPEAHVLPQGMGRITWLSAAEGQRAQQAGQTVFTGDQCLVALLHKVLVNHMAEFIGVQEARYLMDAMEKRYAELVKELQRQMPINKIAEVLQRLVSERVSIRDLRLVFGTLIEWAPREKDVQMLTEYVRIALRRHILHRLMAEGMPLRVLRIGEEMENVIRESIRQTAMGTYTALSHEQRAQILQLITEAQRVYGEFVIVSSVDTRRFLRKVIEQQHTDIAVLSWQEVGEHCLIQVVHSIDLNPEHAFDDED, encoded by the coding sequence ATGCGAACCGACGTGATAAGAAAAGATAACGTCCAGCGCTGGTTGCAAATGTGCGCCGGTAGACAAGATATTATTCTCGCCGTGGTGATGCTCATGGCGATTGTCATGATCACCCTGCCGTTGCCTACGTTTGTGGTGGATATTCTGATCGCCATTAATCTGGCTTTTTCTATCATCCTGCTGCTGTTTGCCATTTACATCAACGATCCATTGGATCTGTCGGTGTTCCCCTCACTGTTGTTGATCACCACGCTTTACCGGCTGTCACTGACCATCAGCACCTCGCGGCTGGTGCTGTTGCAGCATAATGCTGGCGATATTATCGATGCATTTGGCCGCTTTATGGTGGGGGGCAATTTGACGGTGGGGCTGGTGATTTTCGCCATCATCACCATCGTGCAGTTTATCGTTATTACTAAGGGTACGGAGCGCGTAGCCGAGGTGAGCGCCCGGTTTTCTCTCGATGGCATGCCGGGCAAACAGATGAGTATCGATGGCGATTTGCGTGCCGGGGTGATCGATGCCGATCAGGCGCGGCAGTTGCGTCTGCACGTGCAGCACGAAAGCCGTTTTCTTGGTGCGATGGACGGCGCCATGAAGTTTGTGAAAGGGGATGCTATCGCCGGTATTATTGTTGTGCTGGTGAATATTCTGGGCGGCATCACCATTGCCGTGGTGCAATACGGCATGTCGCTTGGGGATGCGGTGCAAACTTACAGCGTGCTCTCTATCGGTGACGGCCTGTGCGGCCAGATCCCCTCGCTGCTGATTTCGCTCAGTGCCGGTATTATCGTCACCCGCGTGCCGGGTGAGAAACGGCAAAATTTGGGGCGTGAACTGAGCACGCAATTGGGGAAACAGCCCCAGGCGCTGATCCTTGCGGCGGTGGTGATGTTGCTGTTTGCCGTTATTCCCGGCTTCCCGTTTATCTACTTCTTTATCATGGCGGTAGTCACGTCATTGCCTTGTGCACTGCTGTGGTATCGCGCACGACATCCGCAGCCTGTATCCGCGCCGCAGGGCAGCGTTGATGAGGATCAGATGGTGCCGGGCGCGCAGCCCCTGACTTTGCGCCTTGCGCCGCGCCTGCATTCAGAGTCTCTTTCAGTGGAGATCGATGCGCTGCGCAAAACCCTGTTCGACGCCCTGGGTGTACCCCTGCCGGATGTCTCCATCATCGTCGATGCTTCAATGACAGAGAACAGCATGGCGGTGCTTGTCTATCAGGAGTCGGTGTTCTCTCTGACGCTCCCCGTGGCGGCTTCCTGCATGGTTTTCACTCGCGTGGCGGCGGACGATGCCATGCCAGAAGCGCACGTGTTGCCGCAGGGAATGGGGCGAATTACGTGGCTGTCTGCCGCTGAGGGGCAGCGTGCACAACAGGCGGGGCAAACCGTGTTTACCGGAGACCAGTGCCTTGTTGCGTTGTTGCATAAAGTGTTGGTGAACCACATGGCGGAGTTTATCGGGGTGCAAGAAGCGCGCTACCTGATGGATGCCATGGAGAAACGCTATGCCGAGTTGGTGAAAGAACTTCAGCGGCAGATGCCCATCAACAAAATTGCCGAGGTGCTCCAGCGATTGGTATCAGAACGGGTCTCTATCCGTGATTTGCGCCTGGTCTTCGGCACGCTGATTGAGTGGGCTCCGCGGGAAAAAGATGTCCAAATGCTGACGGAATATGTTCGCATCGCCTTACGCCGCCATATTTTGCATCGTCTGATGGCAGAAGGGATGCCGCTACGCGTGCTGCGCATTGGGGAAGAGATGGAGAATGTGATTCGCGAATCCATTCGACAGACTGCAATGGGCACTTACACCGCATTAAGCCATGAACAACGTGCGCAGATATTGCAGTTGATTACCGAGGCGCAAAGGGTGTACGGCGAGTTTGTGATTGTCAGCTCGGTGGATACACGTCGTTTCTTGCGTAAGGTCATCGAGCAACAACACACCGACATTGCGGTGTTGTCGTGGCAGGAAGTCGGGGAGCATTGCCTTATCCAGGTGGTGCACAGTATTGACCTGAACCCCGAGCATGCATTCGATGATGAAGACTGA
- a CDS encoding type III secretion system protein SsaM (Salmonella pathogenicity island 2 protein; member of a type III secretion system involved in the survival and replication of Salmonella in a host cell; is involved in the secretion of translocator and effector proteins), with protein sequence MTLDLFIERNIQRFIQLAELAEQPPSAEMQWVDRGFQTFLTFRQGRMHISQCLLDPWRDNALLLVALQRAHPAWFAGIPQRVFTLRQGMVISCAPMADSVAEQWLWLHRRQRTFLETLCEPT encoded by the coding sequence ATGACATTAGATCTGTTCATCGAAAGAAACATCCAGCGCTTTATACAGTTGGCCGAACTGGCGGAGCAACCTCCCTCTGCCGAAATGCAATGGGTCGATCGGGGATTTCAGACTTTCCTCACCTTCCGTCAGGGACGCATGCATATCAGCCAATGTCTGCTGGATCCTTGGCGGGATAATGCGTTACTGCTTGTTGCACTGCAACGCGCCCATCCCGCCTGGTTTGCGGGTATTCCTCAGCGTGTCTTCACGTTACGTCAAGGCATGGTGATCAGTTGTGCCCCGATGGCAGACAGCGTGGCGGAACAATGGCTATGGCTGCACCGTCGCCAGCGAACCTTTCTGGAAACATTATGCGAACCGACGTGA
- a CDS encoding SepL/TyeA/HrpJ family type III secretion system gatekeeper (Salmonella pathogenicity island 2 protein; member of a type III secretion system involved in the survival and replication of Salmonella in a host cell; may be involved in regulation), with the protein MMKMPEDHNPVSPVLAPHYESHRVLPVRTVEFSLPPMDMALLELEEATGESLDSTLEEMSLVLSGRMRDEKRLASSERQLRRQQELIALIQRLREQHGGLPTFLAASSEENSEALEGLQRIFTLAQHLASTALDEKRKKALHAQLAQLIEENAYETTLFGLMELGTVSKAALAPIGRLFQRAMDEQDIPLSEWFKRIADWSDRQRRLRVVLRMAAFELTLSVGCAQQARLATVLVRLRRLLLFLGLEQECKAQEQRYPLPDDSLLTLLIDITQESWLFDDWLIARISSLTTSATVFKHIVRYLDVQFRVMPDACFSDEDQRESILAVLQKLKGNQVLS; encoded by the coding sequence ATGATGAAAATGCCTGAGGATCATAACCCCGTCAGTCCGGTGTTAGCACCGCACTACGAATCGCACCGGGTGCTGCCGGTGCGCACTGTCGAATTCAGCCTGCCGCCGATGGATATGGCGTTGCTGGAGTTGGAGGAAGCGACAGGCGAATCGCTGGATTCAACGTTGGAAGAGATGAGCCTGGTCCTTTCTGGCCGGATGCGCGATGAAAAGCGGCTGGCATCGTCAGAAAGGCAGCTACGCAGGCAGCAAGAGTTAATTGCACTGATACAACGCTTGCGTGAGCAACACGGTGGTCTTCCGACGTTTCTCGCCGCGTCGTCAGAGGAGAATAGCGAGGCGCTGGAGGGGCTGCAGCGTATTTTCACCCTCGCTCAACACCTCGCCTCAACGGCGTTGGATGAAAAGCGAAAAAAGGCGCTGCACGCGCAGTTAGCTCAGCTTATCGAAGAAAATGCGTATGAGACCACACTCTTTGGCCTGATGGAGCTCGGTACTGTCAGCAAGGCAGCGCTGGCACCTATTGGCCGCCTATTCCAACGCGCGATGGATGAACAAGACATACCGTTATCGGAATGGTTTAAACGCATCGCGGATTGGTCCGATCGTCAGCGTCGGCTGCGCGTGGTGTTACGCATGGCGGCGTTTGAGCTCACGCTGTCTGTCGGCTGCGCTCAGCAAGCCAGATTGGCGACTGTACTGGTTCGCCTGCGCCGTCTGTTGCTGTTTTTGGGGCTGGAACAAGAGTGTAAAGCACAGGAACAGCGTTATCCCTTACCTGACGATTCGCTTTTGACCTTACTGATTGATATTACGCAGGAAAGCTGGCTTTTTGATGATTGGCTTATCGCGCGAATTTCCTCGTTGACGACCAGCGCAACGGTATTCAAGCACATCGTGCGTTATCTGGATGTGCAATTCAGAGTGATGCCGGATGCCTGTTTTAGTGATGAAGATCAGCGTGAAAGCATTCTTGCCGTGCTGCAAAAACTGAAGGGTAATCAGGTGTTGTCTTGA
- a CDS encoding HrpE/YscL family type III secretion apparatus protein — MPLCRLPLIELDGQLPGFPVIPADRLNTQLAYTHTLLDAHHEAALIVKAASRKAEQMIRQARHSQRQIQREAYAEFSRRQQEILARCEEQWLARHVVSLCEAASVEQRVVQAVTSRIRLAMGNVLRAWFSQQPVDDLLCARLSQQVEQLAAMGGATLQIHPEREARMRDAFGERLAIVCDPQLARDEAVLTSSQLSVSFSLSRHFQQVLAWIDTESELGIQEPEARLDDENA; from the coding sequence ATGCCGCTGTGTCGACTCCCGTTGATTGAGCTTGATGGGCAACTCCCAGGTTTCCCCGTGATCCCTGCTGACAGGCTAAACACGCAGTTGGCTTATACCCACACCCTGCTTGATGCCCATCATGAGGCTGCTCTTATTGTGAAGGCGGCGAGCCGTAAGGCAGAGCAAATGATACGTCAGGCGCGCCACTCGCAGCGCCAGATACAGCGTGAGGCTTATGCCGAGTTCTCTCGTCGTCAGCAGGAGATCCTTGCCCGCTGTGAGGAGCAGTGGCTGGCGCGCCACGTGGTGTCACTGTGTGAAGCTGCATCGGTAGAACAGCGTGTGGTGCAGGCGGTCACGTCACGTATCCGTCTTGCTATGGGGAACGTATTGCGCGCCTGGTTTTCCCAACAGCCCGTTGATGACTTGTTGTGCGCGCGTTTGTCGCAGCAGGTGGAGCAACTGGCTGCTATGGGGGGGGCCACCTTGCAGATTCATCCCGAGAGAGAGGCCAGAATGCGCGATGCTTTCGGAGAGCGGTTAGCCATCGTCTGCGACCCGCAGTTGGCTAGGGATGAAGCTGTTCTGACATCATCACAGCTTAGCGTCTCTTTTTCGCTCAGTCGGCATTTTCAGCAAGTGCTGGCGTGGATAGATACCGAGAGTGAGCTCGGTATTCAGGAACCGGAGGCAAGGCTTGATGATGAAAATGCCTGA
- a CDS encoding type III secretion system domain-containing protein: MARVSADESSRPDALILLLHRAVWQPARYAHPDWFASLGFYRCERWRYGESPVLDRALNRVLRARRGPICLPGRLDERQRRLAVLAPNISKYALALGLLALACGDYFLLPDYRHVLRHWLDNDLIWHLFGMCDNKYPAFYSPEQVVDAANRMGIAMLYRAAKHEPVLQALLIQLPPLKQALYPVIPLATMNLLERMLCRCVDSR; the protein is encoded by the coding sequence GTGGCGCGTGTTTCCGCGGACGAGTCCAGCAGACCGGATGCGTTGATCTTGCTGCTGCACCGTGCGGTCTGGCAGCCCGCCCGTTACGCGCACCCTGACTGGTTTGCCTCGTTAGGGTTTTATCGGTGCGAACGGTGGCGTTATGGCGAATCCCCGGTTTTAGATCGCGCACTGAACCGTGTGTTACGGGCACGGCGTGGCCCGATTTGTCTGCCGGGGCGGCTTGATGAACGTCAGCGCCGTTTGGCTGTGCTGGCACCGAATATCTCAAAATACGCGCTGGCGCTTGGGCTGCTGGCGCTGGCATGCGGTGATTACTTTCTGCTGCCTGATTATCGACACGTGCTTCGTCATTGGCTGGATAACGATCTGATCTGGCACCTGTTCGGCATGTGTGACAACAAATACCCCGCTTTTTATTCACCGGAACAGGTGGTCGATGCGGCGAATCGTATGGGGATCGCCATGCTGTATCGTGCTGCCAAGCATGAACCTGTGCTTCAGGCGCTTTTGATACAGCTGCCACCGCTCAAGCAAGCGTTGTATCCCGTGATCCCTCTGGCCACCATGAATTTACTGGAGCGTATGCTATGCCGCTGTGTCGACTCCCGTTGA
- the ssaJ gene encoding EscJ/YscJ/HrcJ family type III secretion inner membrane ring protein SsaJ — MNAFRCLGMAILAFMLAGCRVELYNGLSQSDANQMLAILMNNNIDADKQPSPDGGVTLRVEQSRFIDAVEVLRMDGFPRKRYTTVETMFPPNQLVVSPREEQQKILYLTEQHIEEMLSQMDGVVHASVAIASHPPSDDVGTRSGDSTSVAVYLKFSPRVNLEAFRVQIKSLIEKAIPGVQYDQISILMQPAGYRARVAPPPQSVEQRALLKWLSRYRQHVMLTLILLASALLILAAWRVFPRTSPADRMR, encoded by the coding sequence ATGAACGCCTTCCGTTGTCTGGGCATGGCAATACTGGCTTTCATGCTGGCGGGTTGTCGTGTTGAGCTCTACAACGGTTTGTCTCAGAGCGATGCTAACCAGATGTTGGCGATTCTGATGAACAACAACATTGATGCGGATAAGCAACCTTCGCCGGACGGCGGGGTAACGCTGCGCGTCGAACAATCCCGCTTTATCGATGCCGTTGAAGTGCTGCGCATGGATGGCTTTCCGCGTAAACGCTACACCACGGTAGAAACCATGTTTCCGCCTAACCAACTGGTGGTTTCTCCCCGGGAAGAGCAGCAGAAGATCCTGTATCTCACCGAACAGCACATTGAAGAGATGCTCAGTCAAATGGATGGCGTTGTGCATGCCTCTGTTGCGATAGCATCCCATCCCCCGAGCGACGATGTTGGCACCCGTTCTGGTGATAGCACCTCGGTAGCGGTGTACCTTAAATTTTCCCCGCGGGTGAACCTGGAAGCGTTTCGCGTACAAATTAAGAGTCTGATTGAAAAGGCTATACCCGGTGTCCAGTACGATCAAATCAGTATTTTGATGCAGCCTGCCGGCTATCGCGCTCGGGTAGCGCCGCCGCCGCAATCCGTTGAACAGAGAGCGCTCCTGAAATGGCTATCCCGTTATCGACAACATGTGATGTTAACGCTGATTTTACTGGCATCGGCCCTATTGATACTGGCAGCGTGGCGCGTGTTTCCGCGGACGAGTCCAGCAGACCGGATGCGTTGA
- the sctI gene encoding type III secretion system inner rod subunit SctI, translated as MTISQKILPDGRYDSFEPVSSMDAPDSQAAQTFKQMLNGGAVSGAVETLSPEQMLQQQAKILTLSVGVDLGAKVAGSAAQTVNKLANMT; from the coding sequence ATGACTATTTCTCAGAAGATATTGCCAGATGGCCGTTATGACAGTTTTGAACCGGTGTCCTCGATGGATGCACCGGACAGTCAGGCCGCGCAGACCTTTAAACAGATGCTGAATGGCGGAGCGGTATCCGGTGCGGTAGAAACCTTATCACCGGAACAGATGTTGCAGCAGCAGGCGAAGATCTTGACGTTGAGTGTCGGCGTCGATCTTGGCGCAAAGGTCGCCGGTTCTGCGGCGCAAACGGTCAACAAATTGGCCAATATGACATGA
- a CDS encoding EscG/YscG/SsaH family type III secretion system needle protein co-chaperone, whose translation MSVLTSAERQLLLETAFAGVNHGLWRQVRAIVPVVPNLVTDRDDCAVCMAVLLLGLEAPEEAVRVLEHVNTPDANVVKQCFSL comes from the coding sequence ATGAGCGTGCTGACGTCTGCTGAACGACAACTGCTGCTTGAAACCGCTTTTGCCGGAGTAAATCATGGCCTGTGGCGTCAAGTGCGCGCGATAGTGCCAGTGGTGCCGAATCTGGTGACCGATAGAGATGATTGTGCGGTATGCATGGCCGTTCTGCTGTTGGGGCTGGAGGCGCCTGAAGAGGCGGTGCGCGTTTTGGAGCACGTGAATACGCCGGACGCTAATGTGGTCAAGCAGTGCTTCTCATTATGA
- the sctF gene encoding type III secretion system needle filament subunit SctF, translating into MDVQQLINTLSSLASKAGQDVKDKMNDKDLTNPDAMLKAQFAVQQYSTFINYESAMINTIKNLLSGIISKI; encoded by the coding sequence ATGGATGTTCAACAGCTCATTAACACGCTGTCTAGTCTGGCAAGCAAGGCCGGTCAAGATGTCAAAGACAAAATGAATGACAAAGATTTAACCAATCCAGACGCCATGCTCAAGGCGCAGTTTGCTGTGCAGCAGTATTCCACTTTTATCAACTACGAAAGCGCGATGATCAATACCATCAAAAATTTGCTGAGTGGGATTATCTCGAAGATATGA
- a CDS encoding secreted effector protein yields MMERLEALFCRQLQTAGLAPQPLFLLGCGLRLGQQISLHPYRLVFRVQNNALLICSLTRLPDGASQPASLLRLWRLLQEASLSVSALRYVRMLVITDVLPRRLALQRQKLVRRLCQQGAVTCLLDGERWLEIDIDRIFRGKARS; encoded by the coding sequence ATGATGGAACGACTGGAAGCGCTTTTTTGCAGGCAGTTGCAAACGGCTGGGTTAGCGCCGCAGCCCCTGTTTTTGTTGGGGTGCGGATTGCGTCTCGGGCAGCAGATCTCGCTGCATCCCTATCGCCTTGTGTTTCGTGTTCAGAATAATGCGTTGCTTATCTGTAGCTTAACCCGGTTACCGGACGGCGCCTCACAACCTGCGTCATTACTGCGACTCTGGCGGCTGCTGCAAGAGGCGTCACTTTCGGTTTCTGCGTTGAGGTATGTCCGCATGTTAGTCATAACCGATGTATTGCCCCGCCGTTTAGCGCTCCAGCGTCAAAAGCTGGTACGGCGGCTGTGTCAACAAGGTGCGGTAACCTGCCTGCTCGACGGTGAGCGTTGGTTAGAAATAGACATAGACCGGATATTTCGTGGAAAAGCCCGTAGTTAA
- a CDS encoding type III secretion system effector protein: MSQNSLSVDVLSANESLSSLSSVLSHKMVLVEGKKENVCNSTDLNDFFAMFDQLWGTLLNLARRLRDVMRMYNEKKQILGWGLEVNALSTSLNAIEHSFNAARDNALGTFMSGGMQFAGALTGGFMQGTGSAGSNDLITMGFNGSGSIANGLCSFNAASESRKAEIERALADFQSKNAQSYIRNLDDIVQKAVDVMQQMMEMGRKMVEIFAQTLHSLAK; the protein is encoded by the coding sequence ATGAGCCAAAATAGTCTGTCGGTAGATGTATTGTCCGCGAATGAATCACTAAGTTCGCTTTCTTCTGTGTTATCGCACAAGATGGTTCTTGTCGAAGGGAAAAAGGAAAATGTATGTAATTCTACTGATCTGAATGATTTTTTTGCGATGTTTGATCAGTTGTGGGGAACGTTATTGAATCTTGCCCGACGTTTGCGTGACGTTATGCGTATGTATAACGAAAAGAAGCAGATATTAGGATGGGGACTTGAAGTTAATGCACTCTCTACCAGTTTAAACGCTATTGAACACAGTTTTAATGCGGCAAGGGATAATGCCTTAGGCACATTTATGAGCGGCGGGATGCAATTTGCGGGGGCGTTGACAGGAGGCTTCATGCAGGGAACCGGCAGTGCTGGATCTAACGACCTCATTACTATGGGATTCAACGGGTCGGGATCGATTGCCAACGGACTCTGTTCTTTTAACGCGGCATCAGAAAGCCGTAAAGCAGAAATAGAGCGGGCATTGGCGGATTTTCAAAGTAAAAACGCGCAATCATACATACGAAATCTCGATGACATCGTGCAAAAGGCTGTTGACGTCATGCAACAGATGATGGAAATGGGCCGCAAGATGGTTGAGATATTTGCTCAGACGCTTCATTCCCTTGCGAAGTAA
- the sctE gene encoding type III secretion system translocon subunit SctE, giving the protein MDSVQTRAGMDYPLSYGDGDGDGDGDGDEMLFSSSTKHTTHLTRSVVGLHYRQHQAAKNVEMESQQRGVAQPMSAQQAEAAWQRLLDAGYTGSASSSLQDVMNMDPLLLSMMVTQQVMRVSSSNVTALCEQLNRATELQTFLRNKQVEKYQEQINKSIEQADQVRKSALCSAVFDWINSAIEIGVGVFKLIEAVATADPLAFAAGIAYCSAGAAGIVKGGAEFALGLGANKADCEAIIHTAGLVQSSCEYVAMGLDILQIGRGIYAARGLISAAEKEMGSGAGKALVEAVSQNTGEVEQQIKQIAENTAKQFVGKLELTLEEDVNQYLARTLGCSFISTGAEKGIENILEKTLKNTLENTAKDIFKKSAVEAEKAFTDRFIKSLNKELGDIIRKNVTSQVLSRVRSALSGGQKMVSGIAQSKAADLRKEIEELIVMQRINDIKDNWTQERKKNQEKQLGDYLQQSSTAVSNAVSIMEDYGTALVKIACNRA; this is encoded by the coding sequence ATGGATAGTGTACAAACCAGAGCGGGGATGGATTACCCGCTGTCCTATGGTGATGGTGATGGTGATGGTGATGGTGATGGTGATGAGATGCTTTTCTCTTCTTCAACCAAGCACACAACGCACCTAACACGTTCTGTTGTTGGCCTGCATTATCGGCAACACCAGGCAGCAAAGAATGTAGAAATGGAAAGCCAGCAGAGGGGCGTAGCGCAGCCGATGAGCGCGCAGCAGGCAGAGGCCGCTTGGCAACGACTGCTGGATGCCGGGTATACCGGTTCCGCCTCATCCTCGCTGCAAGACGTTATGAACATGGACCCACTGCTGTTATCGATGATGGTGACGCAGCAGGTGATGCGTGTTTCCAGCAGCAATGTAACGGCACTCTGTGAACAGTTGAATCGCGCCACAGAACTGCAAACTTTCCTGCGTAATAAGCAGGTTGAAAAATATCAGGAGCAGATCAACAAGTCGATTGAACAGGCAGATCAGGTGCGTAAATCCGCGCTGTGTAGTGCCGTATTTGATTGGATAAACAGTGCCATTGAGATAGGGGTAGGTGTATTTAAACTGATTGAAGCCGTCGCAACGGCAGATCCACTCGCCTTTGCTGCTGGCATCGCTTACTGCTCGGCAGGGGCTGCGGGGATCGTAAAAGGTGGCGCGGAGTTTGCTTTGGGACTGGGTGCGAATAAAGCGGACTGTGAAGCCATTATTCACACCGCAGGCTTGGTACAAAGCTCGTGTGAGTACGTTGCGATGGGATTGGATATTTTGCAGATCGGTCGTGGTATTTATGCGGCTCGCGGTTTGATCTCTGCGGCAGAAAAGGAAATGGGCAGCGGCGCGGGCAAAGCGCTGGTTGAGGCGGTAAGCCAAAATACGGGTGAGGTGGAGCAGCAGATCAAACAGATTGCTGAAAATACGGCTAAACAATTCGTGGGTAAACTCGAGTTAACACTTGAAGAAGATGTCAATCAATATTTGGCACGGACCCTGGGCTGCAGTTTCATCTCGACTGGCGCCGAGAAGGGGATCGAGAACATCTTAGAAAAAACATTGAAAAATACACTCGAAAATACGGCGAAAGATATTTTTAAAAAAAGTGCCGTCGAGGCAGAGAAAGCGTTTACCGACCGCTTTATTAAATCGTTGAATAAAGAACTGGGCGATATTATAAGGAAGAATGTCACTTCCCAGGTCTTATCAAGGGTACGGAGTGCACTCAGCGGTGGGCAGAAAATGGTATCTGGTATTGCGCAATCGAAAGCAGCAGATTTGCGCAAAGAGATCGAAGAGTTAATCGTTATGCAACGCATCAATGATATTAAAGATAATTGGACTCAGGAACGTAAAAAGAATCAGGAAAAACAGCTTGGCGATTATTTACAACAGAGTAGTACTGCTGTTAGCAATGCAGTATCAATAATGGAAGATTACGGTACCGCACTGGTTAAAATTGCCTGTAACCGTGCTTAA
- the sscA gene encoding CesD/SycD/LcrH family type III secretion system chaperone SscA, giving the protein MTQDDSLVMLQFLRRGGAVRMLLKKDVSGELDTLFRYARQLSSAGDYRAAINLLRILTAYDDWSFDYWYQLGATCHAAHAWPDALYAYGRAAKINVSAAQVPCAAGECFLACGEKALARKAFKAALLICGENRSLQTIRRQAEQGLSRTGEPHG; this is encoded by the coding sequence ATGACACAAGACGACAGTCTGGTCATGCTGCAATTTTTGCGTCGTGGTGGCGCTGTGCGCATGTTGCTGAAAAAAGACGTAAGCGGGGAATTGGATACCCTTTTTCGCTATGCCAGACAGTTATCCAGCGCGGGGGACTATCGTGCGGCGATCAACCTGTTACGCATATTGACCGCTTATGACGATTGGTCTTTTGACTACTGGTATCAACTTGGGGCGACGTGCCATGCGGCGCACGCCTGGCCCGATGCGCTTTATGCCTATGGTCGGGCAGCGAAAATTAACGTATCGGCCGCGCAGGTCCCTTGTGCTGCGGGGGAGTGTTTTCTGGCCTGTGGTGAGAAAGCATTGGCACGCAAAGCCTTTAAGGCTGCCTTGCTGATTTGCGGTGAAAACCGCTCATTACAGACGATACGCCGCCAAGCGGAGCAAGGACTATCTCGAACAGGAGAACCTCATGGATAG